ttttgctaatgtttttgTGAGTAATTTACAAATGTGCAAATTGTGCTGAAAGGTACCGTGGTCACCTGCTGTAGCTCTGAAATTCTATGtgatatgtacagtatttaatgatttaaattaAGCttatattttatactttttttttttttttggctttgttttaatttgtactttGCGCTCATGACTGCTGTTTGTGAAAGGAGTATTTCACATAGATAGTTTTGTACCCATCCCAGCATCTCATAGATGATAACCTGCCTCAGAGACGCATCGCAGCGGCTGAGCCTTCAGTCCGACGCCCGGTCTGTCCCGTGAGCCCGCCTCAGTCCGACGCCCGGTCTGTCCCGTGAGCCCGCCTCAGTCCGACGCCCGGTCTATCCCGCGAGCCCGCCTCAGTCCGACGCCCGGTCTGTCCCGCGAGCCCGCCTCAGTCCGACGCCCGGTCTGTCCCGCGAGCCCGCCTCAGTCCGACGCCCGGTCTGTCCCGCGAGCCCGCCTCAGTCCGACGCCCGGTCTGTCCCGTGAGCCCGCCTCAGTCCGACGCCCGGTCTGTCCCGCGAGCCCGCTTCAGtctgtgtatatttgtatgaTAGCGGGCGACACATATTTTCTACAGCAGTGCTTCAGCTGTGTCTTTAGTCTGCAGTCAAAAACATGCCTCATAGCTCCGGTGGAAACTGCATCAGCTTGCACATGTTATTGTAAAATAGGACTAACAACTATATATAGAGCCTCCTTCTGCTGTTGCAGCCAGTGAACCTTCCGGTCAGCGTGTGAGCGACTGAGCGAACAAGTGATTTCTTAAGACTCGATGCCTTTGAACATGGAGCGCCTACGTACAGAACATCTTCTGTGCTGTAGCCTGGGATCACAATCTGCCATTTTCTTTCTGACACtttgcatcagagccacatCAGCAATTCACAACCACTAGACAATGCACTGACTGGTCTGAAGGACAtttcaaaacacagcacaaatggtatattttgtcatttgacAGATAGACAATGTTTCTTTACCTGTATATCCTCAGACATATAAGAAAGATTAGCACTTTTTATTGTACAACctgcatttgtgtttcatcttgGCAGTGAGATACACAGTTAAACACAAGTTTAACATGATGCCAGCACATTTTGATTGGGTATATCAAATGTTTTGTCCAGGTCATTTCAGATACAAAGTGTAatattgtattgattttgaatatttcatttacaaCAGGGTAGTAAAATATTGCAGTGTTGGTTGTTTTCTGCACATTTATGGAGCTTTCTTTTAAGAGGAAATAATTATATACCATagactgaaacaaaatgtctggTTCAAGGCGTCGCCGTCGTTCAGCCGATGATGTTTCTAAACTGAACAAGAGCCAAGAAATACGTGTTACTTCTATAAcctgtctcctcctcattcTGTAGACAAGAATGGCATTTCCATATTGCTAATTCCATTATTGTGTGAAGTTTACTGACAGTTTTCTCATCTATGACTGATCCTCAGCTGTAAATCTGGTAATTGTTTCAGGCCTTAATAGATCTCGGTCGTGTAAAAGCAACAACTATTTATACCCCTGTGCAGGGCCTCTTTGAGATATGTTACATGTAAATCTTTTTGTGAtgtcttaaaaatgtgaaatgtatccATATTATTTATAAATGCCTTTATTCTGTTGTACAttgttaataataatttcataaaATGTGCTGgtttggcttcttttttttttggacaaaggTTTTTCATGTCATTGAGACGTCACTGAGTCCGGTGGAAGTATTGACAGTaagtttttattattctcatgtgacacaacacacacagtaacatgaCAACTGAAGCATTTCCATTGTAAAACTCCCTTTCCCTCTTTGAGGTCCATTGTGCAAAGCAAgtagaaatacaaacataattTGAACATCTacacaaatatttcaaaatattctcATGTGTTTTATAATCAGCTAAGCTCTGTTGCTCTTCAACACTGTCTTGAAGGTGTAAGTCTATGTGGACGATAAATCTTTGCAAAGACACTTCTGAGGCATGCAGATTGGCacaaatgttagaaaaaaataaaaatatagatataGAATAGAAAGTGGACAGCGGCGTCTCTGGTCACAAGTTGAGTGCCTCGGCCACCTTTCTCTCCTCAGGAATACCATTTACCTGCAATCAACACcagacaacaacacagtgttttacTGCAGAGACGTTTCTACACAATCTCACTGCTTTTAAGttgaaatgactttttatttctgcaCTAACACAGACATATTGCGACACCTACCTCCAGCCTTCGGAATGTCGACATGACATAATTATCTCCTTTGTTAGCGGtgaacagagagagcagcaggttaGTGCGGCTGAACGGCATGCACGTAGGAGGGCGCTCACACAACAAcaccacaaactgcagccaTCCGAGAAGAAGCACAGCTCTCATGCCTGATGTGTTGCGGAGCTGTAGTTAAATCATTTGCTCTCAATAATCTGAGTCCAATCAAATAACGTCTGGATGTTTGTATTGTTACAGGAAAGCAGGAGGGGGGTGATCTAAGGACAGACTGTGTTGTGAGCAACACGGTGGAATCAGAAGATGTGAAAACGCCCACGACAGTAACTAGTCAAAGCTCAGGTGTTGCTGTGACTCCTGAtcaaacattaaacatgcagATGGAGTCAGTCAGACGACTGTGCAGAGATGTGAGGAGACACTGACCTGATGGCCGCTGCTGTGGTATCGTAATCTGGTTTTGCAGATTCCTGGAATCATAAACAATGATATTATATTAACCAGACTTTCACTCACGACACACAAGCCTTCAGTATCATGTGAAAGCATGTTGTGCTTAATATTAgcacatatttctgagtttcaAGCACATTAGGTAAAATCATGGGACAGCTTGAACCTCTTAATCTGGAGTCGGCCGACTTGCTCGCTGCAGCTTTGGCTGTCCACACAGCTCAGAAAACAAGATTAAACGGTAACAGTGTTGTTTCGACTTATATTTCCCCGTAACGACGCCTGTAAGCCGAACATCTGCGTGCCTGCTAATGAGCGGGGGCCCATTTCATGTGTCCacaagtgagtgtgtgagtgtttgtgcacGTGCAGTTTCCCTCCAACTCACGTCTGCGTCTGCATGAGGGGCATGCTGGTGGTCTCATAGTTGTCGGGGTGGATGGGCGGCACCACCTCGCCACTGACCGGGTTGAAGACGGGCAGCGTGGAGAGAGGCCACGAGATCTCCCGGTTCTTAGACATGCTCCGCAGCTCCTTGCTGGACTTCTGGATGGAGCTGTGGTGAACCAGCTGGAtgctggagagaggagacgtCGACATGCGTGAGCTTGTGTCATAATGTTAACGGCCTCATCCCGTGTGCAATGCTTCACTTACTGCAACACATTCAAAGTAGTTGAATATGCAATCATGCACAACAGAAATATAACATCCACCCGAACCTATCGCTGTGACTTCATCTGACTTATGGTGCGAGATATGCTCTCCGAGATGTTTTTAAGCAATCTGTCACCGCTACAGCATGAATAACCTACATCTGGTCATTGAGTTTTTGAGCAGCCCATTGGATGAATGGAAATCAACACACAGATGAGCATATGAATGATAATGAGGAAGCCGTCAATGATAACATGAGTGACAAAACTgcaaagcaaagagagagagagagagagagaggaggagagagggaggaggagagaggaggagagaggaggaggaggggacagaaacagaccaaaaataaagagaaacacaggagaggtAAAACACTTACTCTGGTGTttgcatgtttcttttttccctagaaacaaaacaaaatggatgaaTTAAATACTAATATTAATAGTTAAACAGACATCTACACACACGTGAATGATAGTTGGGTGGACATGGAGACGGGATGTGCAACACTGAGTGAACGAGGGGGGCACGTCTCTCCCAGCCTGtaaaatgatgaagatgatcgATGTCACGGCTTCGAAACATAAAGACGAtgtggtgacatttaaaaaaaaagaaaaaaggctgtgACAGATATTCATGGGGAACTCAATATAAATGTACAACTGGATGGTGATGACAAGCTGCAATTCCAGTCCAGATTATTGATCTTATCCTGCACTAACCATCCTGTCTCCCACTTAATGGAacagtttttttcctcacatgtTGTCGTGTTCGCTGcaatatttgcattaaaaaaaaaacaataagaccAAGCACACTTACACCCCTTCCCGTCTGCAGCACATAGTGTAGCcgaggatgaagaagaggactAGTGCCACAGCGGAGGGAACAGCCAGCGTGATCAGGAAGTCTGCAAAGAAGTCTCGAGCCTTCAGGGACTCggagggggggtcgtactccCCAAACTCAGGCAGGATCCCGGTGCCCGGGTCTGGACGGGTAATGTATATCGGAACCACTTTGTTGATGTCGACctaaagaaatgagaaaatgttaatgatgaatcatctactgaagttagcacgctaaccagctagccctgtgCTGATTTAAACACCAACGCTTCCCTAGTTCAGAGCCTGTGCTGCTAGCTgtacggctaactgagctaaccaaCCCACGGCAGCTGGTTAGCcacagttagcggttactcttGTGATATGCTGCCACCTACTTGTTCCTGTTCTcacatgttgcagctttaaaagtGATATAATTGTTCCTCTCTGGCCTCAGTGTTAAACAAACAGTACAGAAATGTTTCTTACCAGAGAGATTTTGCACCAATCGATGTGAAACTGAGCTCTGAACTTCTTGTCACAGCTGATGACAGGCTCCATCTCCTGACTGCAGCGCAGTTGGTTATGTGGACTCTCCACCTCTCGTAGGCACGACGAGAAGGGAACGTCAGCACCAACCATCACATATACActgaggaaaggagaggaggagaggagaggagaggaggagaggagaggagaggagaggagaggaggagagtagaggaggagaggagaggagaggaggagaggagaggagaggagaggagaggagaggagaggagaggagagagaagcgtCATGTTACATGTTCATGCTGAGGCTCGTTATAGTCGGTGTTCCTCCTCCACTAAATGTTCTTTGAGATTCTTTTATCTTCCAAAACGTTGGCATGAATCTTTGATGCACACTTATGGCAGTTCATGTGGGCTGTTCCCCTCTGAAACAGACCGACTGACAGTGTCTGTCAGCGCTGGTGGCAAAGTGTACTCATCTAAATCACAGCGAGCCGTCGATCCCTCAGGCcccaattaaataaaatgtcagcacGACATCAGGGGGCTGAAAATATAAGCAATTTGTTTGATTGAGAGAGGTGAAGACGTCGCTCATGGAGAGAATCTGCGAGGCTGATAGAGCTCATCCTTATCCTgcaatgcttttttaaaaaaaaacaatgcaaagtcctctaaaatgaaaagaaaacaaagcgaGCTGGATCATCTCCTCTTCAGTGTGAGAATGAAAAGCCCCTCACCCTTCCTTCAGGTTGTTGATGGGCAGAGGCACTCGGCCACCGCGGTCCAGCGCCGAGGTGATGTTGATGGCATTGAGACGCTCCGGCTGCCATACGTTCTTCACCGCTCCCAGGAAGTCTCCCAGCACCTCGCTGGCCAGCATCTCCTCCACGTTCATGTTTTTGATGTAGAACTCCGCCTGGTAGGGCAGCGGAAACTCTGCgcacagagaagagaaaagaaggcggaaggaaaatgaagaaagGGTGGACGAGGGATGGAGAAGACAGGAGGGCAGCCACAGTGCAGCTCTGCTGACTAAGACATCATTAATACTTTATCACTGCTGCGGGATGACACTGATTCCACCAGTCTGTCCAGCAGACGCTGGTGAGTCTGCTCCGCTAAGCTGTGACTCGTCCTTCTGGGGATAGATGGcggatgacatcacagcatagGGAGAGTGATGTCATGTTAGCGCTGCGAACATCTGCCGAGTGTTCAACCAGCCTGGTTCATGTTGTACTGCGAGCAGCGTGACTGCTCAACGAGCCGCCGCACAAACATACCGACGCACAGATGTGAGGCGCAATCACAACGATGGAGGAAACAGCTGctttatacctgcagcagaaCAGGACTGTGCTACACTGATTAATGATGGCTAACCTGCGTCTCACAATTAGGACTTTAATTGATCTGAAAACTAATTACTGATCGTTATCAGCAGATATTTAGCTTGTTGTCAAGCCTTCAGTCATATTGAGTTAAATGGATACTGaatctgtctgttttattcTATAATATTCAGGGtataaacactttttaattctccaacaactatttttttttaaaggtgcaatttgtaataatttaagtttaaaacattgttgatattaaaattatcaacagaatgcaaCTAAATAGGAGTTTATAGTTTTAAGACATAAATGTATTAGATAGCAGAAATACCTGCTGAAGtctgcatgctaaccagctagctcccATAATAATACCACTTCCAGCTCCACATCTGGACCagtagctgcatggctaactgagctaaccagctaacagcggctacagttagcagcagttagcactgactctggtgatatgctatTTGTTTAGAGTTGGAGCGGTGGTGAATTCTTTTATATTACACCTTaagttgtttttcatatttacataataatatGAAAGAGTGCTGATGAGAATGAGTTATCTGTAATAAATATGAAGGTGTTGTTCTTTAGAAGTGATTCATTAGAACTTGTTAACAGAAGCAATCAAAGGAACGTTTCCTGTTCCAGTTCTGACTGTGCTCTCAGGATTTAATCAGGGAAGTTGCTCAGCCTGATCTCTGTTGGCTCTGAGCTCCCACACTGGCACTTCTTACCTTCTGTAGCCATGATGTTTATGACCAAGTTGTGCCGCGCCGTCTCAAAAGTGCGTCTGTTATAGGCAGTAATCTGCAACACACAGGGGTGAAAGTTTAAACCCAGATCAGAGCAGCTTATATGCAGCAGGCCTCTGGAGACCAGGCAGGCTCTGTACCCAACTGAGACGCTGTATAGACGCACGTGTGCGGCGCTGGGAACGCTAAGCCTTCTGGGAAAAGAATTTCTACAGTAGCTTATGGGGGACAAGAAAGCATGAGAAAACATAATGGAATTTAAGTCTGGAGACTCAGAGCGTAACATTACTAAATGCATACAAATCAGCTGTGCTCAGTAAAATCAATTCAAATGTGTCACTACTCCATTATGCGCGCTCAGTATCTGATACCGTCGCGCCTTTAAATGACTGACGACATCTTCTGGTTTAACGCGTTGATTCATTtcatctccccctcctcacTCTGACAGCGGCCCAACCACCCACCTCTATGATGGTGGCCTTGCCAACGTGCTCTGCGGTGGGGGAGCCGTAGAGCACGCCGTCGCTGTGTGGAGTCCTCTGGATGTAGCGCAGCCAGCCGGGCCGGTCGGGGTAACCCATCAGGTTGGTGTTGAAAGTGATCGGGTCATTGCTGGCGTCACCTGCAGGCACAGCTGTTTAATGTAGGGCGACCTGGTGAACTGTTACAGGTCAGAACCAATGCAGTACTGTACATCTGGACCCATTAGCTGAAGTGTGGATGTGTTgccagcagcaggtgagcatttcttcttttcactgGTGAAATACGACGACGGAGCCGACAGCTCCTCGTACAAACGCTTCAGAGATTCagatgataaataaatcaactcTGCTCATCGCAGAGGCCGACACTTTTATCACAACTatatactgttttattttagatattCTAAAatttgtttcacacacacaacgttCACAACATCTCACAAACTCTCAGTGGCATAAAAGATCTTAAAATCACAATAATATTGAGGTGGTACACATGTGGAGGACATGACTACAGTATGGATCACAACACTACATGTGCAGATATCATCGTGTACAGTTTGCTGATTATATCATTGTACTATATCAAATCATAGATCACTGTGATTATGTCATATTTCACACCTGCAGGAGCTGAGTTCTGATTTGTTGTGGACGACACACTGCCTATAGGGTGCAGATCGTGTCAGCGTGAAGGTGTCTTACCTGATTTTGGGTACGGAGGAAACTCTCCTTTGAAGTACTCTCTCTCCAGAACGTGGACGAACAGAACCCCTGCAGACGGGTAGACGTTACGGTCTCCGTGCGATCTTGACAAGATGGTGACCACTGAAAcagatttcaaacaaacaggaaaggACTTTGTGAAAGCAGAACCTTTGCTAATTAACTGTTTTATAAAAGCATGATTACGGGCTCGGCAGCAGCACTCATTAGGACAGAAGTGAAGGCATTAATCGAGGTGAGAACAAACAGAGAGCGTGTTACTAGCACTTTCTCACCGTCTTCACACCTCACAGTTAATAactcacacaaagacagatgagTCCACTTTTCTTTACTGGCGTTCCCATGAACTCACTTCACATACAGAAGCAGTCCAGAAACATCCAGCTGTAAGAACTATGATTATAAATacatgaagagaagaagaatagaTTTCAGGAGACGAGGAGTGAGAATGAGAGTCATtcagacagcacagagctgtCAATTATGCTCTGCTGTTTAGCCCCACTccatttcaaacacaaacatttcagtctTTATTCGTGAAGGGCATGGCGAGGAAAATGGCAGCCCCATTAACAGAGGTTCACACAATGTACGACTGGAGGTGATTTTCCAGGCTCTCCTCGTCTCTTTgcatctttctctttcactgttttgtCCTCTTCTATTGCTCACTTCCCTTCTTTAAAACCTCTCAGCATTTTTGCACcactcccccttttttctcccccttgGTGGGTGGGCACTCCATTTATAATCACCATTGGAGACAGAGTgtacgaggaggaggaggggggaggaagaggaggaggaaggggggagaaagagcAAGGGAGGGAAAACTGGAGATCTGTGCTTTGGAGtgcaagaggaggagaaggagtctGAACTGTGTTTATACTCAGGATACATTCAGCAGCTACAAGATGCCCACTTGTCACTATTGTTTATCTCCTGCTTCATCGTCTTATGACCATCAGAATATTACtgtgctgtactgtactgtgctgtaAGCCTCTCCTGAGCAGAAGATGATTTGTAAGGAGAGTCCCGGCTGAAGGGAGTAATAGAGCAGgatttacattttaatctccATGAAAGAGGAAGTCAGTTTGTGATCTTCGGGTGTGATCTATTACCAGGGTGCACAAAGAGGTTACAGAAGATTAGGTGACACAGTAAGCTCCGGATTATTAACGAAGTCTACGAGGCCAAATTGCCCAACAGCAATCTGACTGCACTGATGAGCTGCTGCGACCGTGAGGTTATAAAACGGTCCcgtatgtacgtgtgtgacATCTGTGTCCACAAACAGAGACGCCTGAGCCGGCCATATGTCTCGTGTCCCCGAGGGCTCGCTGACATCTACATACAATCAATAGCATTTAGAGGCCACTGAACGTGGTGAGACTTACAGAAACCTGAGGTTATATCCACCACGTCTCTCTCCAAGAACCACCTGAGTGCGACTAATCCATGCGATGGCTCTTCTTGCTGCCCCCGTGACATTAGGATCTAGGTTATTCAGACACCAAGAATAAAACCTCATTCAGTCTCATCTCACCAGCGGCGCCCTCACTGAACACTCGAGTCGATGCGCAAATCCCACTCTGAATGTGCACGCTCGGATTCTATTACCCGACCCGTTGGGCCTCATCAATTCTTCGCCACACAAAGGACCGCAGTCACACACTCCCGGTCAAGGTCAAGCGCTGGCTATTCTGCTCTTCTCAAGAGGCCGACTGGACGTGGTGTAACATTAACGACAGATGAGACGGGCAGGACATGCAAGCGAGGCCCAGATGGTCAGGTCTCACCTAATAGGCTGAGGAATAGGAAATGACCTGTGggatctgaaatgtgttttagcCAATCAACATTCAAGCTTTGATGCAACAGCAGACACTCTCCTGACAGCCTTATGTTAGCCCGGCTAGCTTCTGGGTTCCTGGAcagagctcccagtctgaaAAGCAAGCCGATGTGGAAGTGCCTTAATGTGAAACACTCGCCAAAATACAACCAAGGCTTttctgtgaatgtgtatgagtcaaaACTTCGtgtgaaagcataattatgacaaaagaggcatttttaagatttaaagtattttcgttttcaggtcaagctaattttcaatgggagtgctaggggcacttttacactagcatcaaaatctgtatttttaaaacagtaagaagtctcgacacaacatgaaactttgctggtagcatcaccagggtctctacacatgaacaccagcactgacaacattgtttgtgtacacagagtttaataaaaagaaagtttctgaacaactcatgttagcagtagcttgttccgctcgctgtcgtcctgccagtggagaagtgcTGATCTCAGAATGTGATGTAAAACGCTTTTaaatgaaggtttgactcaaatacattcatagaaaaaaaccctcggttgcattttggtggAAGGTCcccctttaaagctgcactctgTCTAAGTCTCAGCGGTGACATCACAGAGGTTACACCtggtttcagcctctctctcctcagtgtctTCCAGTCAAGAGCACCTGAGTACAGATCGTTGACTAAGCTACACTGAATCTCTGCTAATAGCATCAGATCTGCTTATTTGCTGCAGGCTGACTTCCTGCCAAGCCTTCTCGAGATGATGGACTGCAGCGCTCCGGCTGTAGATAATACATCACCAATTAAAGGTTAATACCAAACTGTCCGCTGAAGTCCAACCTGTTGGCTCCTGCTGCAGGACAAATGCAGAGACAAGATAAGCGACACTTTTCTGGTAATTGGTCTCCTGCAGACAAGAGTATTCAAGTGATCTTCACACagcacataataataataataataaaccgaCACGCACGGCCATAAATGACCCAGTAGATCACTAACAGGCCTTGGGGGGTGGTGGAAATAGCTAACCAGATTTTATGCCTCTCTGGGCTGACCCTGAGCGAGCTGAAGTCTCAGGAGTGATGCTTTACACCAGCCTTGTCCCTCGAATGGCTCCAGCTCTCTGAAGCCTGCAGCCATCTGAGGCGAGGGAGGGATGTTCCGTCAGTTCTGTTGAATCAGCTCTGTATGTGCATGATGTCCGGGTCAGGAGGAACCCATGTGCTGCTTTGGTGTTCAGAGGGGAAGCGGAGACAACAAGGACTGCCACTGTTTGGACGGTAGCGTTGGTATCGTGCCGGTGAAGCGTTTGAGCCTCATGTTTTTAACACAGACCTGGAAGTGAAAGTAGCTGGCGTCACAGCGAGCAGACGGCAACGGCTCAACGGCTAAAGAACAGAGAGCTCGTAAAAAACAGCCGTTCACTCTTCTATTGCTCAAGGAGGTGAGTGAACTGCTAACCTGTCTACTGTTGAGAAGCTGTGTGACATTCACAGCAGTGAATCGGTGCTGGTGTTGTGTTAAACAGCAGAAACGGACCATTGTCACAGAGTTAATGATTCGGGATCAATTCTACTTCTACTGAGGGAAAGGTTTAGTCAGAAATGTAACTGCTGTCACAGCCAGAGAAAGTGGGCCGAGTCTGTGGGAAACAATAACCAGTATTAATGGGGAACCAGCTGAGCGTGTCACTGTGTTATGACGGGGGgaggacgacacacacacactcaccatcTCTGTACCGGGCTGCACTCTGCTGCCAGCCTATGGATCGCTCCGTACGGACATGTCTCTCATGAAAATTGGGCTCTCTGGCTTCATAGGCATGCACAATGTAAACTATTGGATCAATGAATACAAGCATGATTGGAACATGTGTGACTTTCAAAGGCGATTTGAACTAATCACTTTATTAAATGCACCAAACTGAgttaacagagagcagcagatgttGCATTCATGAAGGTAATAATgttcatttctttatattttagCAACGCAGGCTCAAGTCCAGACATGAACTACTCTACAGTCTCATGCCTCGCTGCTAACTTTCATTGCCTATTATCAGCTGTTTACTTTCTCAATTAactgatttgttgtttggtctgtaaaatgtcagaaaatggtgaaaaatgttgctcATTGTTTCCCAAAGCTGACGTCCACAAACCACTTCATTTTAGtgtcacagagaaacaaagacattaGAAAATAATCTACATTTGACAAACTGTAGCAGCTCcaaa
This window of the Acanthopagrus latus isolate v.2019 chromosome 3, fAcaLat1.1, whole genome shotgun sequence genome carries:
- the sgce gene encoding epsilon-sarcoglycan isoform X2, producing MMSTRSAAAVLVWLGTVYIVHAYEAREPNFHERHVRTERSIGWQQSAARYRDVVTILSRSHGDRNVYPSAGVLFVHVLEREYFKGEFPPYPKSGDASNDPITFNTNLMGYPDRPGWLRYIQRTPHSDGVLYGSPTAEHVGKATIIEITAYNRRTFETARHNLVINIMATEEFPLPYQAEFYIKNMNVEEMLASEVLGDFLGAVKNVWQPERLNAINITSALDRGGRVPLPINNLKEGVYVMVGADVPFSSCLREVESPHNQLRCSQEMEPVISCDKKFRAQFHIDWCKISLVDINKVVPIYITRPDPGTGILPEFGEYDPPSESLKARDFFADFLITLAVPSAVALVLFFILGYTMCCRREGVIQLVHHSSIQKSSKELRSMSKNREISWPLSTLPVFNPVSGEVVPPIHPDNYETTSMPLMQTQTNLQNQITIPQQRPSGMRAVLLLGWLQFVVLLCERPPTCMPFSRTNLLLSLFTANKGDNYVMSTFRRLEVNGIPEERKVAEALNL
- the sgce gene encoding epsilon-sarcoglycan isoform X9; this encodes MMSTRSAAAVLVWLGTVVTILSRSHGDRNVYPSAGVLFVHVLEREYFKGEFPPYPKSGDASNDPITFNTNLMGYPDRPGWLRYIQRTPHSDGVLYGSPTAEHVGKATIIEITAYNRRTFETARHNLVINIMATEEFPLPYQAEFYIKNMNVEEMLASEVLGDFLGAVKNVWQPERLNAINITSALDRGGRVPLPINNLKEGVYVMVGADVPFSSCLREVESPHNQLRCSQEMEPVISCDKKFRAQFHIDWCKISLVDINKVVPIYITRPDPGTGILPEFGEYDPPSESLKARDFFADFLITLAVPSAVALVLFFILGYTMCCRREGVEKRNMQTPDIQLVHHSSIQKSSKELRSMSKNREISWPLSTLPVFNPVSGEVVPPIHPDNYETTSMPLMQTQTNLQNQITIPQQRPSGDNYVMSTFRRLEVNGIPEERKVAEALNL
- the sgce gene encoding epsilon-sarcoglycan isoform X1 — translated: MMSTRSAAAVLVWLGTVYIVHAYEAREPNFHERHVRTERSIGWQQSAARYRDVVTILSRSHGDRNVYPSAGVLFVHVLEREYFKGEFPPYPKSGDASNDPITFNTNLMGYPDRPGWLRYIQRTPHSDGVLYGSPTAEHVGKATIIEITAYNRRTFETARHNLVINIMATEEFPLPYQAEFYIKNMNVEEMLASEVLGDFLGAVKNVWQPERLNAINITSALDRGGRVPLPINNLKEGVYVMVGADVPFSSCLREVESPHNQLRCSQEMEPVISCDKKFRAQFHIDWCKISLVDINKVVPIYITRPDPGTGILPEFGEYDPPSESLKARDFFADFLITLAVPSAVALVLFFILGYTMCCRREGVEKRNMQTPDIQLVHHSSIQKSSKELRSMSKNREISWPLSTLPVFNPVSGEVVPPIHPDNYETTSMPLMQTQTNLQNQITIPQQRPSGMRAVLLLGWLQFVVLLCERPPTCMPFSRTNLLLSLFTANKGDNYVMSTFRRLEVNGIPEERKVAEALNL
- the sgce gene encoding epsilon-sarcoglycan isoform X5; translated protein: MMSTRSAAAVLVWLGTVYIVHAYEAREPNFHERHVRTERSIGWQQSAARYRDVVTILSRSHGDRNVYPSAGVLFVHVLEREYFKGEFPPYPKSGDASNDPITFNTNLMGYPDRPGWLRYIQRTPHSDGVLYGSPTAEHVGKATIIEITAYNRRTFETARHNLVINIMATEEFPLPYQAEFYIKNMNVEEMLASEVLGDFLGAVKNVWQPERLNAINITSALDRGGRVPLPINNLKEGVYVMVGADVPFSSCLREVESPHNQLRCSQEMEPVISCDKKFRAQFHIDWCKISLVDINKVVPIYITRPDPGTGILPEFGEYDPPSESLKARDFFADFLITLAVPSAVALVLFFILGYTMCCRREGVEKRNMQTPDIQLVHHSSIQKSSKELRSMSKNREISWPLSTLPVFNPVSGEVVPPIHPDNYETTSMPLMQTQTNLQNQITIPQQRPSGDNYVMSTFRRLEVNGIPEERKVAEALNL
- the sgce gene encoding epsilon-sarcoglycan isoform X3, which gives rise to MGYPDRPGWLRYIQRTPHSDGVLYGSPTAEHVGKATIIEITAYNRRTFETARHNLVINIMATEEFPLPYQAEFYIKNMNVEEMLASEVLGDFLGAVKNVWQPERLNAINITSALDRGGRVPLPINNLKEGVYVMVGADVPFSSCLREVESPHNQLRCSQEMEPVISCDKKFRAQFHIDWCKISLVDINKVVPIYITRPDPGTGILPEFGEYDPPSESLKARDFFADFLITLAVPSAVALVLFFILGYTMCCRREGVEKRNMQTPDIQLVHHSSIQKSSKELRSMSKNREISWPLSTLPVFNPVSGEVVPPIHPDNYETTSMPLMQTQTNLQNQITIPQQRPSGMRAVLLLGWLQFVVLLCERPPTCMPFSRTNLLLSLFTANKGDNYVMSTFRRLEVNGIPEERKVAEALNL
- the sgce gene encoding epsilon-sarcoglycan isoform X6 encodes the protein MMSTRSAAAVLVWLGTVYIVHAYEAREPNFHERHVRTERSIGWQQSAARYRDVVTILSRSHGDRNVYPSAGVLFVHVLEREYFKGEFPPYPKSGDASNDPITFNTNLMGYPDRPGWLRYIQRTPHSDGVLYGSPTAEHVGKATIIEITAYNRRTFETARHNLVINIMATEEFPLPYQAEFYIKNMNVEEMLASEVLGDFLGAVKNVWQPERLNAINITSALDRGGRVPLPINNLKEGVYVMVGADVPFSSCLREVESPHNQLRCSQEMEPVISCDKKFRAQFHIDWCKISLVDINKVVPIYITRPDPGTGILPEFGEYDPPSESLKARDFFADFLITLAVPSAVALVLFFILGYTMCCRREGVIQLVHHSSIQKSSKELRSMSKNREISWPLSTLPVFNPVSGEVVPPIHPDNYETTSMPLMQTQTNLQNQITIPQQRPSGDNYVMSTFRRLEVNGIPEERKVAEALNL